The following coding sequences lie in one Nitrospiraceae bacterium genomic window:
- a CDS encoding response regulator codes for MKIMVVDDDIHIQKLYKEELEEEGYEVIIAGTGQKAMELFEKENPDLVTLDILMPDIDGIKLLRQMKEKKPRLPIIMSTAYDYRDDFAVWASEAYIVKSADLAELKNTIKKLTAK; via the coding sequence ATGAAAATAATGGTAGTCGATGATGACATTCATATTCAAAAACTTTACAAGGAAGAACTTGAAGAAGAAGGTTATGAGGTAATCATCGCCGGCACAGGACAAAAAGCCATGGAGCTTTTTGAAAAAGAAAACCCTGATCTTGTAACACTTGATATACTGATGCCTGATATAGACGGGATAAAGCTTTTGAGACAGATGAAAGAAAAAAAACCGAGACTCCCTATAATAATGTCTACTGCCTATGATTACAGAGATGATTTTGCTGTGTGGGCATCAGAGGCATACATTGTAAAATCAGCAGATCTTGCCGAACTTAAAAATACAATTAAAAAACTTACAGCTAAATAA
- a CDS encoding PAS domain S-box protein: protein MSLRLKFSILLIAWLIIILALGASILYIFNSLDQSLDILERSAVEHRLYQEMGTSVNVFFKNIKDWSVTGDNNSKKQAKEKLSALFKKSTELKETAGNREALKRIEKDLAHIQATTKIILDAESPKDNKEAAKEILRIEARKERILLEIEFVQSENIRRVSEIAAKGTDIKKNLRFYLSSLLAFGIIASLSLILLIRRVISNPFNDLMEATEKIGKGEFSYRIDSKRTDEIGIISNRFDEMVEKLQTSVNAEAQSYAAAKNQLLKLTVLYDLATTMASTVNLDELLKMIAAEISKLLNARVCIIRLFEENNLNIKSFYNKTNEQFDIPAENSIAEQVIKEKKPILIDLNNMSALCMPLYITGNIIGTLGLYDKTDSEGNKISFTDDNIETSIAFSSMAALAIEKAKLYDNLRKNEELALEAKKKKDILFDSVQGGIVTLNKDYIITSANKFMEHWTGIKTDEVIGKNAVDIFHKQGGICPHCVSKVTFETGQTNSITLSKEGDFAELTSYPIKDENDNVIESVVFIQDITDRILYHEEILSLYKEVAHTKDYLESFINNSADAIITSDLNGIIISWNPSAEKIYGFSEIEAVGEFLPFALPHTINTEKEYIERIKHRDILRNIETIRQKKDGSIIEVSLTLSPIKNTSGEIIGISGISRDISEKKRVETELIRRNQELSRLSFISSAMRETLQLEKLLRMVLTAATMSDGLGFNRAMLFLIDEKKDMIKGVMGVGPANHEEAWKIWEELSVKKRTLNEIMADIEKSPLKKDSYFDKLSRGIEISLKEKTILTKTVLEKTAFNITDVKQEKLSDIALIQQLGTHAYATVPLISKGRVIGVLWADNFFTNQLISDEDMNFLKGFSNQVASAIENARLFEQISRAEAELENIFRSISDMIFITDKEYTIKKINEAVVERIGKPVNEILGKKCYEIFHKMKEPWVECPHHKSVENKKSYIEEVKDDNLGGTFLTSNSPLFDSEGEFIGTVHVVRDVTELNNLREKLVSTQRMAALGEVAAKVAHEIRNPLVSVGGFARRLEKKLDGNLKEYAEIIAKEVGRLEDILKEILGFVKDIRIFKQEVNLNNLIDDIINLINVEIKEKNIVLVKELSNVPSVNVDIDRVREALLNIFNNAIQVLSINGRITVKTYTKGDYVVIAVEDTGPGIEDKDLPFIFVPFYTTKASGTGLGLAITNRIVEEHKGKIEVNSIIGKGTTFRVSFPKKQ, encoded by the coding sequence ATGAGCTTACGACTGAAATTTTCAATATTGCTTATTGCATGGTTAATTATAATTCTGGCCTTGGGTGCAAGCATTCTATATATATTCAATTCCCTTGACCAGAGTCTTGACATACTCGAAAGATCAGCGGTTGAACACCGCCTCTATCAGGAAATGGGAACATCTGTCAATGTTTTTTTCAAAAACATAAAGGATTGGTCAGTCACAGGCGACAACAACAGTAAAAAACAAGCAAAGGAAAAACTTTCTGCTCTTTTCAAAAAATCAACAGAGCTAAAAGAAACAGCAGGAAACAGAGAAGCTTTAAAACGAATAGAAAAAGACCTGGCACACATTCAGGCAACAACAAAAATAATACTAGACGCAGAATCTCCTAAAGATAATAAGGAAGCTGCAAAAGAGATTCTTAGGATTGAAGCAAGAAAAGAGCGAATACTTCTTGAGATAGAATTTGTTCAGTCAGAAAACATAAGAAGAGTTTCTGAGATTGCAGCAAAAGGCACTGATATCAAAAAAAATCTTAGATTCTACCTAAGTTCACTTCTTGCATTTGGCATCATTGCTTCCTTGTCTTTGATACTCCTGATAAGAAGAGTCATAAGCAATCCGTTTAATGACCTCATGGAAGCAACAGAAAAGATAGGGAAAGGTGAATTCAGCTACCGCATAGATTCAAAAAGAACAGACGAGATAGGAATTATTTCTAATAGATTCGATGAAATGGTTGAAAAGCTTCAAACATCTGTAAATGCTGAAGCGCAGAGCTATGCCGCTGCAAAAAATCAGCTTCTGAAGCTGACCGTATTATATGACCTTGCAACAACCATGGCCTCTACTGTAAATCTCGATGAATTATTAAAAATGATTGCAGCAGAGATATCCAAACTGCTTAATGCAAGGGTTTGCATTATACGATTGTTTGAAGAAAATAACCTTAATATAAAATCTTTTTATAATAAAACAAATGAGCAGTTTGACATTCCGGCTGAAAATTCCATTGCAGAACAGGTTATAAAAGAGAAAAAACCTATCCTGATCGATTTAAATAACATGTCTGCATTATGCATGCCTTTATACATAACAGGCAATATTATAGGAACATTGGGTTTGTACGATAAAACTGATTCAGAAGGGAACAAGATATCATTTACAGATGACAACATTGAGACTTCAATTGCATTTTCATCAATGGCTGCTTTGGCTATTGAAAAAGCAAAACTTTATGATAATCTGCGAAAAAACGAAGAACTCGCATTAGAAGCAAAAAAGAAAAAGGATATACTTTTTGATAGTGTTCAAGGAGGCATAGTAACTCTAAACAAAGACTACATCATAACTTCAGCTAATAAATTTATGGAACACTGGACCGGCATTAAAACAGATGAGGTGATCGGGAAAAATGCAGTAGATATTTTTCATAAACAGGGCGGAATATGTCCGCACTGCGTTTCAAAAGTAACATTTGAAACAGGACAGACGAATTCTATCACCTTGTCAAAGGAAGGGGATTTTGCAGAACTCACATCTTACCCCATCAAAGACGAGAATGATAATGTTATTGAAAGTGTTGTCTTCATTCAGGATATAACAGACAGGATACTCTATCATGAAGAGATACTGAGTCTTTACAAAGAAGTTGCACATACAAAAGACTATCTTGAAAGCTTCATAAATAACTCCGCAGATGCCATAATCACATCTGACCTGAACGGAATTATAATCTCATGGAATCCAAGTGCGGAAAAAATTTACGGCTTCTCAGAAATAGAAGCTGTCGGAGAATTTCTTCCGTTTGCCCTGCCGCATACAATAAATACGGAAAAAGAATATATAGAGAGAATAAAACACAGAGATATCCTCAGAAACATTGAAACAATCAGACAAAAAAAAGACGGTTCAATTATAGAAGTCAGCCTGACACTCTCACCAATAAAAAACACCTCTGGAGAAATCATAGGCATAAGCGGAATATCAAGAGATATATCAGAGAAAAAACGGGTTGAAACAGAACTAATAAGAAGGAATCAGGAACTTTCGAGACTCTCCTTCATCAGCTCCGCAATGAGAGAAACACTGCAGCTAGAAAAACTCTTGAGAATGGTTCTCACTGCAGCAACAATGAGCGATGGACTTGGCTTTAACAGGGCAATGCTTTTTCTAATAGATGAAAAAAAAGACATGATCAAAGGTGTGATGGGTGTTGGCCCTGCAAACCATGAAGAGGCATGGAAAATATGGGAAGAACTTTCAGTTAAAAAAAGAACACTCAATGAAATCATGGCTGACATTGAAAAGAGCCCTCTTAAAAAAGATTCGTATTTTGACAAACTGAGTAGAGGTATTGAAATCTCTCTTAAAGAAAAAACCATACTTACAAAAACAGTACTTGAGAAAACCGCATTCAATATCACTGACGTGAAGCAGGAAAAACTTTCAGATATAGCGCTGATACAACAGCTTGGAACCCATGCATATGCTACTGTTCCCCTTATATCAAAGGGACGAGTTATTGGAGTTCTATGGGCTGATAATTTTTTCACAAACCAATTGATATCCGATGAAGACATGAATTTTCTAAAAGGATTTTCCAACCAGGTAGCAAGCGCGATAGAAAACGCAAGGTTATTCGAACAAATATCCCGTGCCGAGGCCGAGCTTGAAAATATTTTCAGATCAATTTCTGACATGATATTTATAACAGACAAGGAATACACAATAAAAAAAATCAACGAAGCTGTTGTCGAAAGAATAGGCAAACCTGTAAATGAAATTCTAGGCAAAAAATGTTATGAGATATTTCATAAAATGAAAGAGCCATGGGTTGAATGTCCGCATCATAAATCTGTAGAAAACAAAAAATCGTATATTGAAGAAGTAAAAGATGACAATCTTGGCGGGACATTTCTCACGTCTAATTCGCCGTTATTCGATTCTGAAGGAGAATTCATAGGAACAGTTCATGTTGTCAGGGATGTAACAGAACTTAATAACCTTAGAGAAAAACTTGTCTCAACACAGAGGATGGCTGCATTAGGCGAAGTGGCAGCAAAAGTTGCGCATGAAATAAGAAACCCATTGGTATCTGTAGGAGGATTTGCAAGAAGACTCGAAAAAAAGCTCGACGGCAATCTCAAGGAATATGCAGAGATAATCGCCAAAGAAGTGGGAAGACTCGAAGACATACTCAAAGAGATACTCGGCTTTGTTAAGGACATAAGAATTTTTAAACAAGAGGTTAATCTTAACAATCTTATAGATGACATCATCAATCTTATAAATGTAGAGATTAAAGAAAAAAATATTGTCCTTGTGAAAGAGTTATCCAATGTGCCATCTGTAAATGTAGATATTGACCGTGTCAGGGAAGCGCTTCTCAATATATTCAACAATGCAATTCAGGTACTAAGCATAAACGGCAGGATTACTGTTAAGACATATACAAAAGGGGATTATGTTGTAATAGCAGTAGAAGACACTGGACCCGGAATTGAAGATAAAGATCTGCCTTTTATATTTGTGCCGTTTTACACTACAAAGGCATCAGGAACTGGTCTTGGGCTTGCTATTACCAACAGGATTGTAGAAGAACATAAAGGGAAAATCGAAGTTAATAGTATAATAGGAAAAGGAACAACATTCAGAGTTTCTTTTCCAAAAAAGCAATAA
- the glgA gene encoding glycogen synthase GlgA — MKILIAASEAVPFAKTGGLADVTSALHKKFGKLGKKSYLVLPLYKKIRKEFKLKDTKVSITVPLGNRIIKACVFTLDDSVYFIDCPEFFDRDELYGTSQNDYPDNASRFIFFSRAILESCKALNLKPDIIHCNEWQTGLVPLYLKTLYRNDVFFSKTASIITIHNLGYQGLFSAFLMNLTGLSPALFTPEGIEFYGKMNFLKAGLISADLITTVSNTYAGEISTKEYGFGLDGLLRKRKSDIRGIINGIDYDEWNTEKDKYISKKYSVNDLSGKKQCKLQLIKECSINPDPKIPIIAIISRLSAQKGIDLFLPIIESIISEKANIVILGKGDDIFHKKLTAASKKYKDMLNLTIGFNDEFAHRIYSGADIFLMPSRYEPCGLGQIIAMRYGTIPVVRKTGGLADTVSEFNTGNDKGTGFLFSEYTPNALYTVLKNALDTYKNENKWQKLILNAMRTDFSWENSARKYIEIYNEAIRLKK, encoded by the coding sequence ATGAAAATTTTGATAGCTGCATCTGAGGCTGTACCTTTTGCCAAAACCGGGGGGCTTGCGGATGTTACCAGCGCTCTTCACAAAAAATTCGGAAAACTCGGCAAAAAATCATATCTAGTACTTCCTCTCTATAAAAAAATCCGCAAAGAATTCAAACTCAAAGACACAAAAGTTTCAATTACAGTGCCATTGGGTAACAGGATTATCAAAGCTTGTGTTTTCACTCTTGATGATTCCGTATATTTCATTGACTGTCCTGAATTCTTCGACAGAGATGAACTATACGGCACATCACAAAATGATTATCCTGATAACGCATCACGTTTTATATTTTTCTCAAGGGCAATCCTTGAGTCATGCAAGGCATTGAACCTAAAGCCTGATATAATCCACTGCAATGAATGGCAGACAGGCCTTGTTCCTTTATATCTTAAAACTCTGTACAGGAATGACGTATTCTTCAGTAAAACTGCCTCTATAATAACGATACACAATCTTGGCTATCAGGGGTTGTTCTCAGCATTTCTGATGAATCTGACAGGACTAAGCCCTGCTCTATTTACGCCTGAAGGAATAGAATTTTACGGCAAGATGAATTTTCTGAAAGCTGGACTTATATCTGCAGATCTGATAACTACTGTAAGCAATACATATGCAGGAGAAATATCGACCAAGGAATATGGATTTGGTCTGGATGGACTATTAAGAAAAAGAAAATCTGATATCAGAGGCATTATTAATGGGATAGACTATGATGAATGGAACACTGAAAAAGACAAATACATAAGCAAAAAATACAGTGTCAACGATTTAAGCGGCAAGAAACAATGCAAACTTCAGCTTATCAAGGAATGCTCTATTAATCCCGATCCGAAAATTCCTATCATAGCAATCATAAGCAGGCTTTCTGCACAAAAAGGAATTGATCTCTTTCTCCCAATAATTGAGAGTATAATTTCAGAAAAAGCGAACATTGTAATTCTTGGCAAAGGGGATGATATCTTTCATAAAAAATTAACTGCTGCGTCAAAAAAATATAAGGACATGTTAAATCTAACGATTGGATTCAATGATGAGTTTGCGCACAGAATATATTCAGGAGCTGACATATTCCTTATGCCTTCGAGATATGAGCCATGCGGACTTGGCCAGATTATAGCAATGAGATACGGTACAATTCCTGTTGTAAGAAAAACAGGCGGACTTGCCGACACAGTTTCAGAGTTCAACACTGGGAATGACAAAGGCACAGGTTTTCTTTTTTCTGAATATACACCAAACGCTCTTTACACTGTTTTAAAAAATGCTCTTGATACATATAAAAATGAAAATAAATGGCAAAAATTAATTTTAAATGCAATGAGAACCGATTTCTCCTGGGAAAATTCTGCAAGGAAATATATAGAGATTTATAATGAGGCAATCAGGTTAAAAAAATGA
- the galT gene encoding galactose-1-phosphate uridylyltransferase, with product MSELRKDPISGRWVIISVERGKRPTDFLSPSQKKKGGFCPFCPGNEHTTPNEILAFRPEKKQPDSPGWTLRTVPNKFPALQIHGDLTKSGEGIFDKMNGIGAHEVIIETPEHNLSLSTMSQKAFQDVLWAYFFRLNDLKKDIRFRYVLIFKNEGEDAGATLEHSHSQLIALPIVPKLVKEEINAAEKYYNLKERCIFCDVINQELDSRKRIIYENNDYIAISPFASMAPFETWILPKKHESLFGPKGRDFSSLGDIFQKILKQMDRILDIPPYNFIIHTSPFTSEANDYYHWHIEIIPKLTKIAGFEWGSGFYINPTPPEEAAKFMREAKI from the coding sequence ATGTCTGAGCTCAGAAAAGACCCTATCAGCGGCAGATGGGTCATAATCTCTGTTGAAAGAGGGAAAAGACCGACTGATTTTTTGTCACCTTCTCAGAAGAAAAAAGGCGGCTTCTGCCCGTTCTGCCCAGGGAATGAACATACTACTCCAAATGAAATACTTGCATTCAGACCAGAAAAAAAACAGCCTGATTCTCCGGGCTGGACACTTCGAACAGTTCCCAATAAATTTCCTGCGTTACAGATACACGGGGACCTGACAAAATCAGGCGAAGGCATATTTGACAAAATGAACGGTATCGGAGCACACGAGGTCATAATAGAAACTCCTGAGCACAATCTTTCTTTATCCACAATGTCTCAGAAAGCATTTCAAGATGTTTTATGGGCATACTTTTTCAGACTGAATGATCTGAAAAAAGACATAAGATTCAGATATGTTCTCATATTCAAAAATGAAGGCGAAGACGCAGGCGCTACACTTGAGCACTCGCACAGCCAGCTTATTGCTCTTCCCATAGTGCCCAAGCTTGTAAAAGAAGAAATAAATGCAGCAGAAAAATACTATAACCTGAAAGAACGCTGCATATTTTGCGATGTTATAAATCAGGAGCTTGATTCAAGAAAACGCATAATCTATGAAAACAATGACTATATTGCAATCTCGCCGTTTGCTTCAATGGCTCCATTTGAAACATGGATATTGCCAAAAAAACACGAATCACTTTTTGGGCCAAAAGGCAGAGATTTTTCCTCTCTTGGCGATATATTCCAAAAGATACTTAAACAGATGGACAGGATTCTTGACATTCCTCCATACAATTTCATTATCCATACATCGCCATTCACCAGCGAGGCAAATGATTATTACCATTGGCACATTGAGATCATACCCAAACTCACAAAAATAGCTGGATTTGAATGGGGTTCAGGTTTTTATATTAACCCTACTCCTCCTGAAGAAGCTGCAAAATTTATGCGTGAGGCAAAGATTTAA
- a CDS encoding twin-arginine translocation signal domain-containing protein, whose amino-acid sequence MSLSRRDFLKLSGGTAVAGAIATGLSPEDAIAKERELKIKGTKETTTICPFCSVGCGILVNTKDGKVVNTEGDPEHPINEGTLCSKGSSIYQLANNPKRLTKPLYRAPGASEWKTVEWDWALDEIAKKIKTSRDKSFKKTSKSKVKEKGPDGKEVEVEKEFVVNRTDAIAHIGSAALDNEECYILQKWLRSLGLVYIEHQARI is encoded by the coding sequence ATGAGTCTTTCGAGAAGAGATTTCCTGAAGCTCTCGGGCGGAACAGCAGTTGCAGGCGCTATTGCAACAGGTCTTTCTCCTGAGGATGCCATTGCCAAAGAACGGGAATTAAAGATCAAAGGCACAAAAGAAACAACGACTATTTGTCCTTTCTGTTCTGTTGGCTGCGGTATTCTGGTTAACACAAAAGACGGCAAGGTGGTAAACACCGAAGGCGATCCAGAGCATCCAATCAATGAGGGAACGCTTTGCAGTAAAGGCAGTTCTATTTATCAGCTTGCGAACAACCCAAAAAGGCTTACAAAACCACTTTATCGCGCTCCAGGCGCATCAGAGTGGAAGACGGTTGAGTGGGATTGGGCGCTGGACGAGATCGCCAAGAAGATAAAAACATCTCGTGACAAGTCTTTCAAGAAAACTTCAAAATCAAAGGTCAAAGAAAAAGGGCCTGATGGCAAAGAAGTTGAAGTAGAAAAAGAATTTGTAGTAAACAGGACAGACGCCATTGCGCATATTGGAAGCGCGGCGCTTGATAACGAAGAGTGCTATATTCTTCAGAAATGGCTGCGTTCTCTAGGGCTTGTTTATATAGAACACCAGGCGCGAATATGA
- the fdnG gene encoding formate dehydrogenase-N subunit alpha has protein sequence MAESFGRGAMTNHFIDFKNADVILVMGANPAENHPISMKWILKAVEKGAKLIVVDPRFTRTATKAHVYAPMRSGTDIAFLGGMIRYIIDNSLYFKEYVVKYTNASYLVNPEYKGPGELNGLFSGYDEKTRKYDKKTWSFQMDENGVPKKDPSLTNPNCVFQVMKKHYSRYTLDKVSSITGTPKEKLLEVYKTYGSTGKPNRVGTELYAMGWTQHTVGTQNIRAMTIIQLLLGNVGMAGGGINALRGESNVQGSTDQGLLFHILPGYLPVPTAAVTDLKTYIEKHTPKTKEPKSVNWWSNRNKYITSYLKAIYGNKSTKDNDFGYSWLPKLDEGMNASWLILFDKMLQGKFEGFFAWGMNPACSGANSNKTRTALSKLKWMVNVNLFDNETGSFWRGPGMNPKDIQTEVFMLPCASSIEKEGSISNSGRWAQWRYKAIAPIGESKPDAEIINELYFKVKKLYQTQGGKFPEPILNLTWNYGAKDAEGKIKEVNIHKIAMEINGYYLEDIVDTKVTPAKHIGKKGELCTNFVSLQADGKTSCGNWIYSGSYTHKDGKIINMMARRGKKDIGGLGMFPEWSWCWPINRRIIYNRASVNPDGNPWDPKRTVIKWNPNKLDPITKKTAPGWDGDIPDGPAPPYSAQNGKFPFIMRVDGMGALFGPGLAEGPFPEHYEALECPLQENIMSKQRINPTIKLFFDKGKGAAEDIYYSCDVRYPYVASTYRVSEHWQSGVMTRHEPWLLEMMPQQFVEMSEELAKEKGIKSGDKTKVKSGRGEVVAVAVVTRRLKPFKIGGTTVHQVGLPWCFGWQYPEDGSGGDSANLLTPTIGDANTMIPESKAFMVDVEKIGGKHGI, from the coding sequence CTGGCAGAGTCGTTTGGTCGCGGCGCAATGACAAATCATTTTATTGATTTCAAAAATGCTGATGTGATTCTTGTAATGGGCGCAAACCCTGCAGAAAACCATCCTATATCAATGAAATGGATACTCAAGGCTGTTGAAAAAGGCGCTAAGCTTATTGTTGTTGATCCTCGTTTCACAAGAACAGCTACAAAGGCTCATGTATATGCACCGATGCGTTCTGGAACAGACATAGCATTCCTCGGAGGAATGATCAGATACATTATCGACAACAGTCTCTATTTCAAGGAATATGTCGTCAAATATACAAACGCATCTTATCTTGTAAACCCTGAATACAAAGGACCTGGCGAACTTAACGGTCTCTTCTCAGGTTATGATGAAAAGACAAGAAAGTATGACAAAAAGACATGGTCTTTCCAGATGGATGAAAATGGGGTTCCAAAAAAAGATCCATCACTGACAAATCCAAACTGTGTATTTCAGGTAATGAAAAAACACTATTCACGCTATACCCTTGATAAGGTTTCTTCAATAACAGGAACACCAAAGGAGAAACTTTTAGAGGTATACAAAACTTACGGTTCGACTGGGAAGCCTAATAGAGTAGGAACAGAGCTATATGCAATGGGATGGACGCAACATACTGTCGGCACGCAGAATATCAGGGCAATGACGATAATACAGCTTTTACTAGGGAATGTCGGCATGGCAGGCGGCGGCATTAATGCACTCAGAGGAGAATCAAATGTTCAGGGTTCAACTGATCAGGGACTTCTCTTCCATATACTTCCCGGATATCTGCCTGTACCAACAGCCGCAGTCACGGATCTAAAAACATATATTGAAAAACACACGCCAAAGACAAAAGAGCCAAAGAGCGTTAACTGGTGGAGTAACAGAAACAAATACATCACAAGTTATCTCAAGGCCATTTACGGAAACAAATCAACAAAGGATAATGATTTTGGTTATTCATGGCTCCCAAAGCTTGACGAAGGCATGAATGCATCATGGCTGATTCTCTTTGACAAGATGTTACAGGGCAAATTCGAAGGGTTTTTTGCGTGGGGAATGAATCCTGCCTGTTCAGGAGCAAATTCCAATAAAACAAGAACTGCTCTTTCAAAGTTGAAATGGATGGTAAATGTTAACCTCTTTGACAATGAAACAGGATCTTTTTGGAGAGGTCCGGGTATGAACCCCAAAGACATACAAACAGAGGTCTTCATGCTACCATGCGCATCTTCAATCGAAAAAGAGGGAAGCATCTCAAACTCAGGAAGATGGGCACAGTGGAGATATAAGGCGATTGCACCAATAGGAGAATCGAAGCCTGATGCTGAAATTATCAATGAACTTTACTTTAAAGTTAAAAAACTCTACCAGACGCAGGGCGGAAAATTTCCTGAACCTATATTAAATCTCACATGGAACTATGGAGCAAAAGATGCTGAAGGAAAAATTAAAGAAGTAAACATACACAAGATCGCAATGGAGATTAATGGTTACTATCTTGAAGACATTGTTGATACAAAGGTTACGCCTGCAAAACATATAGGTAAAAAAGGCGAACTCTGTACAAACTTTGTTTCTCTTCAGGCAGACGGAAAAACTTCATGCGGTAACTGGATATACAGCGGAAGCTACACGCATAAAGACGGAAAGATTATCAATATGATGGCGAGAAGAGGTAAAAAGGATATAGGTGGACTTGGGATGTTCCCTGAATGGTCATGGTGCTGGCCTATTAACAGAAGGATAATTTATAACAGGGCTTCGGTTAATCCGGATGGTAATCCATGGGATCCAAAACGCACTGTTATAAAGTGGAACCCAAACAAGCTTGATCCTATAACTAAAAAGACTGCTCCTGGATGGGACGGTGATATCCCTGATGGGCCTGCCCCGCCTTATTCAGCACAAAACGGTAAATTCCCATTTATTATGAGAGTTGATGGAATGGGAGCGTTGTTTGGTCCTGGGCTTGCAGAAGGTCCGTTCCCTGAACACTATGAAGCACTTGAATGTCCTCTCCAGGAAAACATAATGTCAAAACAGAGGATTAACCCAACAATCAAACTCTTTTTTGATAAAGGCAAGGGAGCTGCTGAAGACATATATTATTCATGTGATGTCAGATACCCTTATGTGGCATCAACATATAGAGTGTCAGAGCACTGGCAGTCGGGTGTTATGACAAGACACGAACCATGGCTTCTCGAGATGATGCCTCAGCAGTTTGTTGAGATGAGCGAAGAGCTTGCAAAAGAAAAGGGCATTAAATCAGGAGATAAAACAAAGGTCAAGTCTGGACGCGGCGAAGTTGTGGCAGTTGCAGTAGTAACGCGCAGATTGAAGCCGTTCAAGATAGGCGGGACAACAGTGCATCAGGTAGGACTGCCTTGGTGTTTTGGCTGGCAGTATCCAGAAGATGGCAGCGGAGGAGACAGTGCGAATCTTCTTACGCCGACTATCGGAGATGCAAACACAATGATACCTGAATCAAAGGCCTTTATGGTTGACGTCGAAAAGATTGGAGGTAAACATGGTATCTAA
- a CDS encoding 4Fe-4S dicluster domain-containing protein has translation MVSNTMPVDTKAVKKGVLIDLTKCIGCRGCQVICKNWNNRAVKKTVLTGNFTNPLEMNSETYTTVKFFEEEKENKMSWNFVKTQCMHCKDPACASACPVGAFTKDPRGPVTYNAEKCIGCRYCMMACPFGVPKYEWEKLFPVIQKCTFCVDRLDAGLIPSCAKTCTSKAIFFGDYDAIVAEAEKRIKDNPEKYVNHIYGKEEAGGTSWMYLSSVPFEQLGFKTNIPKRALPDLTWASLSKVPAAVGTLITVLSLVAYFRNRGDKDKGE, from the coding sequence ATGGTATCTAATACTATGCCTGTAGACACAAAAGCTGTAAAAAAAGGCGTTTTGATAGATCTTACGAAGTGCATAGGATGCCGCGGCTGTCAGGTTATATGCAAAAACTGGAACAACCGTGCAGTGAAAAAAACAGTCCTTACTGGAAATTTCACTAACCCTTTAGAGATGAACTCAGAGACATATACAACAGTAAAATTCTTTGAAGAAGAAAAAGAAAATAAAATGAGTTGGAATTTTGTTAAAACCCAGTGTATGCACTGCAAAGACCCAGCGTGTGCATCTGCATGCCCTGTTGGTGCGTTTACAAAAGATCCAAGAGGCCCTGTAACCTATAATGCTGAAAAATGCATAGGTTGCAGATACTGCATGATGGCATGTCCATTTGGAGTCCCGAAGTATGAGTGGGAAAAATTGTTTCCTGTAATTCAAAAATGCACATTCTGTGTTGACCGCCTTGATGCAGGGCTTATCCCTTCATGCGCAAAGACCTGCACATCAAAGGCCATATTCTTCGGCGACTATGATGCTATAGTTGCAGAGGCTGAGAAGAGGATAAAAGACAATCCGGAAAAATATGTAAACCATATTTATGGGAAAGAAGAAGCAGGAGGCACCTCATGGATGTATCTTTCAAGCGTACCTTTTGAACAGTTAGGTTTCAAGACAAATATCCCCAAGAGAGCATTGCCAGATCTGACATGGGCATCACTTTCAAAGGTCCCTGCTGCGGTCGGAACTCTGATAACTGTGCTTTCACTTGTTGCCTACTTTAGGAACAGGGGAGACAAGGATAAGGGGGAATAG